In Actinomycetes bacterium, a single window of DNA contains:
- a CDS encoding S8 family serine peptidase, whose product MAWQLPGLPVRLSSSIRSCCALLALLALVLVAALPPGTPAAPDEAGGSLGQGGVTAARATVPLIVRERDPGSARAERLVRQLGGTVTHELPIIGGFAARIRADRLPRLLGSPAVQRLWPDGRIRMHGLTGGDGDGDDPKDHDPLPADRTWRKAIGLDRHRRGGEPSTVALLDTGITRTPDLDGRVLARVDLTEERDGYDRFGHGSHLAGVIAGNGEMMDGSAGGSSGGGYQGAAPTARLVSVKVANWSGATDVSVVLAGLQWVVSNRVRLGIKVLNLSFGTDSTQSYLVDPLDYAVERVWRSGILVVVAAGNDGELVSPTIRKPGDDPFVLTVGAADLNNTSRTGDDVVAPFSSRGTTAEGVAKPDLVAPGTSILGIRAVDSTIDRLRPAARYNRHYFKGTGTSQAAAVVSGVAALLYQEDPALRPDVAKAALLDTAQQYLAGQPGAGAGLVDAGAATAAVRRGAYRSHPANQGLRSSTGRGSLEASRGSLRAYTDLDGDGAPEPVAGEVDALGRVWDAAAWTATSWTTATWPWSPWSRLVAEAPGWEVEPQGGDSWSGMGWDARSWSIKHWGGLGDDPSAWEIKHWGGLGDDPSGWEIKHWGTFGVDPSGWEIKHWGAESWS is encoded by the coding sequence ATGGCATGGCAGCTGCCTGGCCTCCCCGTTCGTCTGTCGTCGTCCATACGGTCGTGCTGCGCGCTGTTGGCGCTGCTCGCGCTCGTGCTGGTCGCGGCCCTCCCTCCCGGTACGCCGGCCGCCCCCGACGAGGCGGGCGGCTCGCTAGGACAGGGCGGCGTGACCGCGGCGCGCGCGACCGTCCCGCTCATCGTCCGGGAGCGCGACCCCGGCTCGGCCCGGGCCGAGCGGCTGGTGCGCCAGCTCGGCGGGACCGTGACCCACGAGCTCCCGATCATTGGCGGCTTCGCGGCCCGCATCCGCGCCGACCGGCTCCCGCGCCTGCTCGGCTCCCCGGCGGTCCAGCGCCTCTGGCCGGACGGCCGCATCCGCATGCACGGCCTCACCGGCGGCGACGGGGACGGCGACGACCCGAAGGACCACGACCCGCTTCCCGCCGACCGGACCTGGCGCAAGGCGATCGGTCTGGACCGGCACCGCCGGGGCGGCGAACCGTCCACCGTCGCCCTGCTCGACACCGGCATCACCCGCACGCCTGACCTCGACGGCCGGGTGCTGGCTCGGGTGGACCTGACCGAGGAGCGCGACGGCTACGACCGCTTCGGGCACGGCAGCCATCTCGCCGGCGTGATCGCCGGCAACGGCGAGATGATGGACGGCAGCGCGGGCGGCAGCAGCGGGGGTGGCTATCAAGGCGCCGCGCCCACGGCCCGGCTCGTGTCGGTGAAGGTGGCCAACTGGAGCGGGGCCACCGACGTCTCGGTGGTGCTCGCCGGCCTGCAGTGGGTGGTCTCCAACCGGGTCCGCCTCGGCATCAAGGTCCTGAACCTGTCCTTCGGCACCGACTCCACCCAGAGCTACCTGGTCGACCCCCTCGACTACGCGGTCGAGCGGGTGTGGCGGTCGGGGATCCTGGTGGTGGTGGCGGCCGGCAACGACGGCGAGCTCGTGTCGCCCACCATCCGCAAGCCCGGCGACGACCCCTTCGTGCTCACCGTCGGCGCGGCCGACCTCAACAACACGAGCAGGACCGGCGACGACGTGGTAGCGCCGTTCTCGAGCCGGGGCACGACCGCCGAAGGCGTGGCAAAGCCGGACCTGGTCGCGCCGGGCACCTCGATCCTCGGCATCCGCGCCGTGGACAGCACGATCGACCGTCTCCGTCCGGCCGCGCGCTACAACCGCCACTACTTCAAGGGGACCGGCACCTCCCAGGCCGCCGCGGTCGTCTCCGGCGTCGCCGCGCTGCTGTACCAGGAGGACCCGGCCCTCCGGCCCGACGTCGCCAAGGCGGCGCTGCTCGACACCGCGCAGCAGTACCTTGCCGGCCAGCCCGGCGCGGGCGCCGGCCTGGTGGACGCCGGCGCCGCGACCGCGGCGGTGAGGCGCGGGGCGTACCGGTCCCACCCTGCCAACCAGGGCCTGCGGTCCTCGACCGGTCGCGGCTCCCTGGAGGCCAGCCGCGGGTCGCTGCGCGCGTACACTGACCTTGACGGCGACGGTGCGCCGGAGCCGGTCGCCGGCGAGGTGGACGCGCTCGGGAGGGTATGGGATGCGGCCGCGTGGACGGCCACGTCTTGGACAACCGCGACGTGGCCATGGTCGCCCTGGTCCCGCCTGGTGGCCGAGGCTCCTGGGTGGGAGGTCGAGCCCCAGGGCGGGGACTCCTGGAGCGGCATGGGCTGGGACGCCAGGTCCTGGAGCATCAAGCACTGGGGCGGCCTCGGAGACGACCCGAGTGCCTGGGAGATCAAGCACTGGGGCGGCCTCGGAGACGACCCGAGCGGCTGGGAGATCAAGCACTGGGGCACCTTCGGAGTCGACCCGAGCGGCTGGGAGATCAAGCACTGGGGCGCCGAGAGCTGGAGTTGA
- a CDS encoding ATP-binding domain-containing protein has protein sequence MLYGRVDGLRARTRARLAQFLRQEGGGTLQARLDRDTFVARLTNRLAQLAAAENGLCFGRLDRRDGSRLYVGRLGLLDDEREPLLVDWRAPAAQPFYRATPVAPDGVVRRRHLRTRNRVVTGIDDDALDLDALSQDERGRLSGEAALLASLTASRTGRMGEIVATIQAEQDRVIRSGLPGILVVQGGPGTGKTAVALHRAAYLLYTHRHRLARRGVLVVGPNPTFLRYIEQVLPSLGETDVLLSTVEGLYPGVTATGREPVEAATVKGDLRMVDVLAAAVRDRQRVPDDTLEVTVDGQVLRLDRATCEQARQRARMAGTPHNRSRRVFEHELLTALAHQVATRLTVDLPDVDLPDVDLPDDDLINDDLPNERLLDGELADIHAELAGAPEVVAVLDRLWPCLTPQQLLTGLFASPERLASAAPGLLPSERAPLLREPPEGPDDDAPAWWTWADVPLLDEAAVLLGEDDRAAAHAAARQAEQQQQRELAYAREVLAVATIGDAARYAPDTSGLDPADLVGRYHRGMAERSIADRAGQDRTWTFGHVIVDEAQEVSAMAWRMLMRRCPSRSMTVVGDLAQRGAPWGASSWAHVLDPHAAGGWRETRLTVNYRTPEEVMAVAADVLASVDGEIEPPRSVRASGVAPWSLRVDATALAAELPAAVAAEAAAVGDGKLAVLVPAAQAEELGRLVTAALPGAAAGQDPSVLDAPIAVLTVAQTKGLEFDAVVVVEPEAILAESPRGGNDLYVALTRATQRLGVVHTGHLPAVLARLRSQRTDPPAHLASA, from the coding sequence ATGCTGTACGGCCGGGTGGACGGGTTGCGGGCCCGCACCCGCGCGCGGCTGGCGCAGTTCCTCCGGCAGGAGGGGGGCGGGACCCTCCAGGCGCGACTGGACCGCGACACGTTCGTGGCCAGGCTCACCAACCGGCTCGCGCAGCTGGCCGCGGCGGAGAACGGGCTCTGCTTCGGCCGGCTCGACCGCCGGGACGGCTCCCGCCTGTACGTCGGGCGCCTGGGACTGCTCGACGACGAGCGCGAGCCGCTGCTGGTCGACTGGCGTGCCCCGGCTGCACAGCCGTTCTACCGGGCCACGCCGGTCGCTCCCGACGGCGTCGTGCGCCGCCGCCACCTGCGGACCAGGAACCGCGTGGTCACGGGCATCGATGACGACGCGCTCGACCTCGACGCGCTGAGCCAGGACGAGCGCGGCCGCTTGAGCGGCGAGGCGGCGCTGCTCGCCTCCCTCACCGCGAGCCGCACCGGCCGCATGGGCGAGATCGTCGCGACCATCCAGGCCGAGCAGGACCGCGTCATCCGGTCCGGCCTGCCCGGCATCCTGGTCGTCCAGGGCGGGCCCGGCACCGGGAAGACCGCCGTCGCACTGCACCGGGCCGCCTACCTCCTCTACACCCATCGCCACCGGCTGGCCAGGCGCGGCGTGCTGGTGGTCGGGCCGAACCCGACCTTCCTCCGCTACATCGAGCAGGTCCTGCCCTCCCTCGGCGAGACCGACGTGCTCCTGTCCACGGTCGAGGGCCTGTACCCGGGGGTGACCGCGACCGGTCGCGAGCCGGTCGAGGCGGCCACGGTCAAGGGCGACCTGCGCATGGTCGACGTGCTGGCCGCGGCGGTCCGCGACCGCCAGCGCGTGCCCGACGACACGCTCGAGGTCACCGTCGACGGCCAGGTGCTGCGCCTGGACCGGGCGACCTGCGAGCAGGCCCGGCAGCGGGCGCGCATGGCCGGCACGCCGCACAACCGGTCCAGGCGCGTCTTCGAGCACGAGCTGCTCACGGCGCTCGCCCATCAGGTGGCCACCCGCCTGACCGTCGACCTGCCAGACGTCGACCTGCCAGACGTCGACCTGCCAGACGACGACCTGATCAACGACGACCTGCCCAACGAGCGGCTGCTGGACGGCGAGCTGGCCGACATCCACGCCGAGCTCGCCGGCGCGCCCGAGGTGGTTGCGGTGCTGGACCGGCTGTGGCCGTGCCTCACCCCCCAGCAGCTCCTCACCGGCCTGTTCGCCTCGCCCGAGCGACTTGCGTCCGCCGCGCCGGGCCTGCTCCCGTCCGAGCGGGCGCCGCTGCTGCGCGAGCCCCCGGAGGGGCCGGACGATGACGCCCCCGCATGGTGGACATGGGCGGACGTCCCGTTGCTCGACGAGGCCGCCGTCCTGCTGGGCGAGGACGACAGGGCGGCCGCGCACGCTGCTGCCCGCCAGGCCGAGCAGCAGCAGCAGCGCGAGCTGGCCTACGCGCGTGAGGTTCTGGCCGTCGCCACCATCGGGGACGCCGCCCGCTACGCCCCGGACACCAGCGGCCTCGACCCGGCGGACCTGGTGGGCCGGTACCACCGTGGCATGGCGGAGCGGAGCATCGCGGACCGGGCCGGCCAGGACCGGACGTGGACCTTCGGGCACGTCATCGTCGACGAGGCCCAGGAGGTCTCCGCAATGGCCTGGCGGATGCTCATGCGGCGCTGCCCGAGCCGGTCGATGACGGTCGTCGGCGACCTCGCGCAGAGGGGAGCGCCATGGGGCGCCAGCTCCTGGGCACACGTCCTGGACCCGCATGCGGCCGGTGGCTGGCGGGAGACGCGGCTGACCGTCAACTACCGCACACCGGAGGAGGTCATGGCGGTCGCGGCCGACGTGCTCGCAAGCGTCGACGGGGAGATCGAGCCGCCCAGGTCGGTGCGGGCGAGCGGCGTCGCGCCATGGAGCCTGCGGGTCGACGCGACCGCGCTCGCCGCCGAACTGCCGGCTGCCGTCGCCGCCGAGGCGGCCGCGGTCGGTGACGGCAAGCTCGCCGTGCTGGTTCCCGCCGCGCAGGCGGAGGAGCTGGGCCGGCTCGTCACCGCCGCTCTGCCCGGGGCAGCGGCCGGGCAGGACCCGTCCGTCCTCGACGCACCGATCGCGGTGCTGACCGTTGCCCAGACCAAGGGACTGGAGTTCGACGCGGTGGTCGTCGTCGAGCCGGAAGCCATCCTGGCCGAGTCCCCGCGCGGCGGGAACGACCTCTACGTCGCGCTCACGCGCGCGACCCAGCGGCTCGGCGTGGTGCATACCGGGCACCTGCCCGCGGTGCTCGCACGCCTGCGCTCGCAGCGGACCGACCCGCCCGCTCACTTGGCGTCGGCGTAA